From the Lathyrus oleraceus cultivar Zhongwan6 chromosome 4, CAAS_Psat_ZW6_1.0, whole genome shotgun sequence genome, one window contains:
- the LOC127135516 gene encoding uncharacterized protein LOC127135516, with product MSLTQSDIAWYSRVLDDVKIIDSCGEFPNVPLMGTKGIISYNPVLARRQLGYPMKDKPPNILLEGIFLRDNEEDPTMKERVVRAWHRVCRKGRLELGKKDCTSYEPYLQWIRARAIQLKMPYPHHDPIKPAPLKTPYLPLDDKEELQATLERVKKERDAWKDKAQVLEMENEELQRQLKEQSGEDRAGKRPRVQEDLFSSGTTDYSQIPQSSGAWKGLVDSLVKEKAFM from the coding sequence atgtctcttacccagtcagatattgcatggtatagtagagttttagacgatgtgaagatcattgatagttgcggggagttccccaatgtgcccctcatgggcacaaagggaatcatttcttataatccagtacttgctaggagacaactcggttaccctatgaaggacaagcctcctaacattcttttagaaggtattttcttgagggataacgaggaggaccctaccatgaaagagagagtagtaagagcttggcatcgtgtttgtcgcaaagggagacttgaattgggtaagaaagattgtacctcctatgagccatacctccagtggatcagagccagagctatacagttgaaaatgccatacccacatcatgatcctatcaaacccgctccgttgaagaccccctaccttccgctagatgacaaagaagaactccaagccaccttggagagggtcaagaaggagagagacgcttggaaggataaggcccaggtgctcgaaatggaaaatgaagaacttcagagacagttaaaggagcagagtggagaagatcgtgcaggtaaacgtccaagggtgcaagaggatttattttcctcaggcacaacagattactcccagattccacagtcctcaggtgcatggaaaggtcttgtagacagtttggtgaaggagaaagcttttatgtag